The Tautonia plasticadhaerens nucleotide sequence CAAGGTCGAGCCGGATCGTCGCGACTACCTGACGAGGCGGAACGCCGTGCTCCGCCAGCAGGTCCACCTCGTCGAGCTAGATCTGCTGGTCGGCGGCCAGCGGATCCCGATGGGGCGCCCGTTGCCGCCGGGGGACTTCTTCGCGATCGTCGCCCGGTGGGAGCAGCGGCCGGACTGCCAGGTCTACGCCTGGACCCTGCGCCACCGCCTGCCGATGCTGCCGATCCCCCTGAGGGCGCCGGACCCGGACATCGCCGTCGACCTGGCCGAGGTGTACGAGACCGCCTTCGATCGGGGTCGGTATGTCCGGTCGGTCGACTACCGGGCCCCGCTGGATCTGCCCCTGCACCCCGAAGACCGCGCGTGGGCCGAGCAGGAAGCGAGGGCCCCCCGGGGTTGATCGGGGGGCCCGGGCCGATCGATCGGGCGAGTCAGGGCCGGGCCTCGATCGGGTTCGAGAGGGTGCCGAGGCCGTCGATCTCGACCTCGACGACGTCCCCGGGCTTGAGCCAGACGGGGGGCTTGCGGGCCATGCCGACGCCGGGCGGGGTGCCGGTGAAGACCAGGTCGCCGGGCTCCAGGGTCATGATCTGGGAGAGGTAGGCGATCGTCTCGGGCACCCGGAAGATGAGCTGCGAGGTGCTGGAATCCTGCATCAGGCGGCCGTTGAGGCGGAGCCGGATGCCCAGGGCGTGGGGGTCGGGGACCTCGTCGGCGGTGACGAGGGAGGGCCCGACGGGGGCGAAGGTGTCGAAGGTCTTGCCGGCCATCCACTGGCCCCCGGGCTTGCCCAGCTGCCAGTCCCGGGCCGAGACGTCGTGGCCGACCGCGTAGCCGGCGACGTGGTCCATCGCCCGGTCCCGGGGGATGTCCCGGCCGGGCAGGCCGATGACGAAGACGAGCTCGGCCTCGAAGTCGACCTCATGGCAGATCTTCGGCAGCAGGATCGGCGCCTTGTGGCCGGTCAGGGCGGTGGGGTACTTGCTGAAGAGGATCGGCTCCTCGGGGATCTTGGCGCCGGTCTCGATGGCGTGGTCCCGGTAGTTCAGGCCCAGGCAGATGATCTTCCTCGGGTCGGGGACCGGGGCGAGCAGCCGGCTCGACGCCGGGTCGTAGGACGTCGGGGCCCGGTCCAGGGCCGATCGGGCCCGGGAGAGCCGATCGGGCCCCAGGGCGATCAGCTCCCGGACGGAGTTCGGGAGGGTCGGGTCGGCGGCGTTGAGGTCGACGAGTCGGCCGGCGTGCTCGGCGCAGGCCCTCGGGCCCCGATCGGTGGCGACGGTCAGCAGGCGCATCGTCGGGTCGTCCTCCCTCGGGTGGGGTCGACTCGGTCGGTGCGGGCCCGGCGCCCGTCCCCGGCGGTCGATCGTGTACCCTACACCGATCCGGGGGCCGGGGCCAGTGGTCGTCGGGGGCCGGGCCGGACCCCGACCCGGGAACCGGACCGGACCGGACCGGGCTGGCCGGCGGGCCGGGGGCTGGTAAGATCCCCCGGGAGGGGTGGCCCGGCCGGTCGGATCCGGCAGCTCCCGCCCCCCCGAGCCGATCGAGGACGACCGCCGTGCCCAGCCCCCCGAACCCCGTGAGCCTCGGCCCGAAGACCCGGATCGGCCGGGGGGGGCCGCTGGCCCTGATCGCCGGGCCCTGCGTGATCGAGCCGGGGGACCTGACCGACCGGATCGCCGACCGCCTCGCCGAGCTGGGTGAGGAGCTGGGGATCCCGGTCGTCTTCAAGGCCTCGTTCGACAAGGCCAACCGCACGTCGAAGTCGAGCTTCCGGGGGCCGGGGGTCGAGGAGGGGCTGCGGACCTTCGAGCGGATCAGGGCCAGGACCGGGCTGCCGGTGACGACCGACGTCCACGAGTCGATCCAGTGCGAGGCCGTCGCCGGGGTGGTGGACCTGCTCCAGATCCCGGCCTTCCTCGCCCGGCAGACCGACCTGCTGGAGGCCGCCGCCGCCACCGGGAGGCCGGTGAACGTGAAGAAGGGGCAGTTCATGGCCCCCTGGGACATGGGGCACGTCGTCTCCAAGCTCTCCGGGGCGGGGGCCGTCGGCATCCTGCTCACCGAGCGGGGGACGACCTTCGGCTACGGCCGGCTGGTCAACGACTTCCGGGCCATCCCGGTCATGCAAGGCACGGGCGTCCCGGTGGTGTTCGACGCCACGCATTCGGTCCAGCTCCCGAGCGCCGGCCAGGGGGTGACGGCCGGGGAGCGGGAGATGATCCCCTACCTGGCGAGGGCCGCGGTGGCCGCCGGGGTCGACGCGCTGTTCCTGGAGGTCCACCCGAGGCCCGAGGAGGCCCTCTCCGACGGCCCGAACGCCCTGAGGCTGGACGACCTGCCGGCGTTGCTGCGGACCTGCCTGCGGATCCGGTCGGCGATCGAGGAGGGGGCGGCGCCCGAACCATCGGGCGGCCCGGGGCGTAGCTGAGGAGATCGGGGCCGAGTCCCGGCGCCCCCGGCTCGCCGAGGGGCCCGGGATCGGTCACAATAGGTCGATCGATCCCGCCCCCTCTGCCGGACCGGGCCACCGGGACGGCCCGAGCGGGGCCGTCTCCCCCCAAGGCCCCCCTTGCGGCGCGATGCGGCGCGACGCAACGCATCGACGACGACGCACCCGGAGAGCGACCCCCGTGCGAAGGCGAAGGCGAACACCTCGATGGCTCGGCCCGGTCGGCCTGGCCTCGGCCCTCGGCATCCTGGCCCTCGGCTGCGGCGGGGGGGACGACGACCGGCCCCCCGGCCCCGCGGCCGGGGGCGCATTCGCCCCGAAGGCCGCCCCCGGGGAGGCCGGCGACGCCCCCGAGGGCGGGGCCGCCGCCAGGGACCCCTTCCGGGGCGTGGCGATGGACCCGGAGATGCGGGAGGCCCTGCTCCGCAACGTCGTCAGCCTGCTGGAGCGCGCCCCGCTGACCCCGGGCGGCCAGAACATCCGGATCGCCACCGACAACCTCAACCAGTACTTCAAGGGCACCCCCGACGAGGCGTTCCGGCTCTCCCCCGAGTCGGGGTCGTACCTCACGGAAGAGATGGCCAAGTCCCCCTTCAAGGTGGAGGACTTCGAGGCCCGGGCCTTCGAGCTGAAGGACGCCCGGCACATCGAGGACTGCCTGCTCTACCACAACATCGCCTCCCGGGTGGCCGGCCCGGGCACGACGCTCGACCGCGTCCGACGGCTCTTCGACTGGACCGTCCGGCACGTCCAGCTCGTCCCCCCCGACGCGCCGATCCCGGAGATCCTCGCGGGCCAGGGGATCCGGCCCGCGCCGACCCGGCCCTACGACGTGATCGTCCGGGGCTTCGCCTCCGAGATCCCCGGCAACGCCTGGGCCGAGCGCTCGTGGGTCTTCCTCGCCCTCTGCCGCCAGATCGGCGTCGACGCGGCGATGATCGGCTACACGACCGAGGTCGAGGTCGAGGTCGAAGCCGAAGCTGCAGCCGAGGGGGGCGGGGACGAGGCGGGAGAACAGGAGACGAAGGTCGAGGTCCAGGAGCGGCCGTATTACTGGGCCTGCGCCGCCCTGGTCGACGGGGTGCCCTACCTGTTCGACGCCCGGCTCGGCATGGAGATCCCCGCCCCCGATGGCGGCGGGGTCGCCACCCTCGAGCAGGCGGCGACCGACCCGGGCGTGCTCGACCGCCTGGACCTGCCCGACCCGCCGATCCCGTATGAGACCGAGGCCGCCGACCTGGGCCGGGTCCGGGTCTTCCTCGACTCCAGCCGGGGCTACTTCGCCCCCAAGATGGGGCTGCTGCAGGCCGACCTGGCGGGGGCCAACCGGATGGTCCTGCACCGGGATCCGGCCGAGCAGCGCGAGGCCTGGGCCTCGGCCCTGGGGGGCCGGCTGGAGGCGGTGGAACTCTGGGAGCTGCCGCTGACCGTCGAGTTCCGCCTGTTCACCGACCCCGCCTACGTCCGGGCGGTCCAGTTCGTCAACCTCTACTTCGACCCCCAGTTCCCCCTGCTCGGCGCCCGGCTCCGGCAGCTCCGGGGCGACCTGGCCGACGCCAAGCAGGAGCTGACCCGGGCCCGGTTCCGGCGGAACGTCCCCCAGGCCGCCGAGGGGCAGATCGACCCCCGGGCGATCCGGGAGATCCAGGAGTCGCTCGACCTCTTCGCGACCTACTACCTCGGCCTGGCCCAGATCGACGACGAGATGCCCGACCAGGCGATCGACCTCTTCGAACAATCGCTGAGGCTCCCCCCGCAGGATCCGGCGATCGTCCGGGGGCGGCCGGCCACGTTGCTCCGGCTCGGGGCCGAGGCCAACCTCGGCATGCTCTACGACGCGAAGGAGGAGATCGGCCGGGCCACCTACCATTATTCCCAGAGCAACACCACCCCCCAGTCGCACGGCAACCTGCTCCGGGCCAACGCCCTGGTCTTCGA carries:
- the kdsA gene encoding 3-deoxy-8-phosphooctulonate synthase — translated: MPSPPNPVSLGPKTRIGRGGPLALIAGPCVIEPGDLTDRIADRLAELGEELGIPVVFKASFDKANRTSKSSFRGPGVEEGLRTFERIRARTGLPVTTDVHESIQCEAVAGVVDLLQIPAFLARQTDLLEAAAATGRPVNVKKGQFMAPWDMGHVVSKLSGAGAVGILLTERGTTFGYGRLVNDFRAIPVMQGTGVPVVFDATHSVQLPSAGQGVTAGEREMIPYLARAAVAAGVDALFLEVHPRPEEALSDGPNALRLDDLPALLRTCLRIRSAIEEGAAPEPSGGPGRS
- a CDS encoding DUF4058 family protein, yielding MPGPFPGVDPYLEAQGYWPEFHLKFLNYWQEALANRLPDEYEVRVEERVKLVDVETDKNYLIRPDIAVTHATRRPEGAASGVATLDPETIPTVILDEDREVFLKILHRPDRKLVAVLELLSPANKVEPDRRDYLTRRNAVLRQQVHLVELDLLVGGQRIPMGRPLPPGDFFAIVARWEQRPDCQVYAWTLRHRLPMLPIPLRAPDPDIAVDLAEVYETAFDRGRYVRSVDYRAPLDLPLHPEDRAWAEQEARAPRG
- a CDS encoding fumarylacetoacetate hydrolase family protein, yielding MRLLTVATDRGPRACAEHAGRLVDLNAADPTLPNSVRELIALGPDRLSRARSALDRAPTSYDPASSRLLAPVPDPRKIICLGLNYRDHAIETGAKIPEEPILFSKYPTALTGHKAPILLPKICHEVDFEAELVFVIGLPGRDIPRDRAMDHVAGYAVGHDVSARDWQLGKPGGQWMAGKTFDTFAPVGPSLVTADEVPDPHALGIRLRLNGRLMQDSSTSQLIFRVPETIAYLSQIMTLEPGDLVFTGTPPGVGMARKPPVWLKPGDVVEVEIDGLGTLSNPIEARP